The region TTTACCTGCCCATATGTATTAAAGGCACTTTATGTTTAATCATCCACAACTGGATTTTTACTGCTGCACCCATGAATATCTCTTCGGCTTAAGGTCTACtttgataataaatatgatcatggttattgtttttgtttatgaaatGGGAAAATAATAGCCTTGAACTAAAATTGACTTTGGACGCCTGCCATATAAGTGCACGTCCCTGGTTACTGCATGTCATATCCCTCTCTCCCGGAATCTCCTGTCTGCTGCTACATCTTTCTATAAAGCATTGAGTGTAATAATGAACAAGCTAAGGAAAAAATTGTAAACTGAAGAGGAACATTTCTCAGAACACACTGTCCCCCTCCAAAGCACTAAATTCCTGCACGATATTTCTGTAAACCTTTCACGGAGGAAGGTCAGAGTCTGCTACAGAGTTGTTGAAGACTTGTTATGATGTTGTGCTAACAATACATACATCCAGTAACATGAAATAACTAAATAACCTCTATATTCGTATAACCTTTCTATATTTTAGCCCGTAGCTTTTCAGAATAAAGGACTCCACTTTATTGATTTGAATTACTGGCATCAACTAAATCAAGACACAAAGTGAAAGGGCTTGTCCTTTTCACTGATAGTTTACTACTTCTCTAAAAGGTCAAACGTCTTTTCAAAAGTCACCCACATCAATCTAGCTTCGGCCGACACCTTCTGCACAGAAATGAGGGTAAACATAGAGcagtacatttttacttttattgataTTTCAATACTAAAAATCCAGTGAATGATGTGGTCACCTTGAGGGTTGTCTGTTCTATCTGCAGCTGACTACACAGCATCAACCATAAAACAAATGGCTTGTGTCTGATCGGCAGTGATGACTAAGGATTTATAGTCCAAGCATACTTTAAATCTGTAGTGTCATATAAGTTTTTTGACCATGCACACTACACATTACTCTGGCGGAGCCACGAAGGGTGTACTGGGGGGGGTTCAGGGTCTTGTGATACGTTTCTGGGAATCTTTAGATGCCACGAGTTGTCCCTGAACAGAGAGTAGCTGGTCTGTCAGTTTATATTTAGAGCAAGTGCCCTGGGTGTTAGAGGGAGTATATGAAATTAGTGTACAGCCAATTGCTGATTGCCACACACCCACCTTACGCTGCACCGCCTGCCCTGACTCAGGGGGCCAGTCCCCACACGCCACCGACGCCCGGTAAGGTGAGAGCCTTGTGCTCCCACGTCACCGCTCGCTATGGCAACCCTCAAAAGTACAGCCGTGGCGTCCATATTTAGGCGGACACGAGAGAGATGAGCAGCTGTCACATGCTGTACAGATCCCCTGTGTGGGCGAGCGAGGACCCCTGAGGCATGTGAACAGTTGTGGTTATGCCACTGAGGCAATGAAAGGAATATTTACGGCTGTGACTAAACATTTGTGAACAACTGAAGTCCCCCTATTTAACATTTACAAGCTGTATATAAACATCTAACAAAAGGTTTATAACACGCTGTAGTGTTGCTGTGAGCAAGTATAATGATAATCTAACTGCTTATTAATGTAAAGTATTTGTCTCCAATAGGACATTTATTAAACAGTGTAGTTTTTACTGGGTCATATACGTTTGTTTATAGAGCACTATTCAGACACAAGGCGattcaaagtgctttatagaaatatattaaacactcgaagaaacattaaaattgCAATTTAAagtcaatgaaaacaaaagcaaaaatcgAAATCGAGTAgattaagttttttaaaaagctaattaATAGTGACAGaataggaataaaaaaaagaaaagaaaaagctcgTTCCACCTTGCTTGGTTTTGATGTTATGAGAACACTGAGTGAACCCGTCCCAAATCACCTGAGGGGTACTGAGACTAGACCCAAGACCATTTATTGCTTTGTGGACAAGAAATACGATTTTAAAATCTATCTTTCGACACACAGGAAGCCAACGCGATGGTCAAGGAGCTGCAGCTGTCTGATAGATTTTATACTAAGAccaagagaaataaatgaataaacacttATATCTGCTTACAGCTACATTAAagtgtgttataaaccattaaattaattattaattaattattaaattattttatacaaCTTTTAAATGCTTAATACAGATACAGGAACAGGTTGTCCCTGTGTTCATCATTAATTCAGTCTGTAAGGGGAGAAATCCCAGGTGAATAaagatttttaataatatatatcaccatgaaaactttcacattttataaattacattaaggcaacattttttttgcataacaagttttctgaaattgtatgTACCTTAAAATCTCAAcattgaccagtgcatgaaacAATGCTTTTGACTGTAGTGTCTCCTCTTAAAAGGTCACAAAGTGGGGGATTAGGTAACTGGCACTTGATCGGTTTGCAATGACgttaaaacactaaataaagaaataaatggtGTGTTGTGCTCATTCATTCAAGTATTAAACAGAAGAAGGAGCAGTCAGACACGGTAAAGCTTAAAGCCCTTAATATCAGAAGGTATATCATTTAAGTTTGGCTCAAGGTTCATAGACTCTACGGTTTTTAATAGCTCACACGTGCCTTCAACATTAATTTGTCACGCGAATATCAACCAAAACGTGAAGATAGATACAGCAGCGTGATGCTCAAACCTGAAATGTGAGCAGAGCTGACCGTGCTGATTACGGCAAAGGTTAATCAAAGACAAGCAACACGTGTCACAAGAAACCTGATGATCTGCAGTCGTCAAATAACATACAATTCATCATTTATTAGACACTTCTATTTTAACTGAGGTTAGAAAGAATTCACACTTGTTGCTTTCAGGTGGAACTAAATGTCCACACAATGGGGCAacagatttatttaataattttcactgtcttcacacattttttttcagcatctCACCTGTACTGTCTCCCCATGATCTGTGGTAAACCCTCTGGATTTATCATATAGTTGTAAACTCCTCAGACTGGCAGTGTGAGGCCTCAGGGGAAGACAACAGGTGTATTCCTTCTTGTGGTAAAACCATTTTAAGACCACCATCGTCGTTAAATCTCACAAGAAGCAAAGCTGTGAGCTGCCCTGGATACCTAGATTCATGGGATAAGATATATTCAAAGCGTAAAATAATTAGTCTTTCACTCGGGGAaagatctgctgctgctgaaggtgTACcatgaaaacaaccaaaaaactttattttatgtaCAAGCACTAGATTACAGTAAAGATTAGGTATTTTTTGTGGCAACATTTGTTGTGATTTGTTTACTTCCAGGTCAGACACACAAGAAAGActgaattcaacattaataCTTACTGGCTAAATTTTGTGGGTTACATGTCCTGCTGAGGAAGTCTTGTGCCAAACCAGTGCCGAGGATCTGGGGCTCTTATAAATGTGGACTGGAGCAGAGGGCGCGGCGGGGCTTGGGCAGGGGGAAGGTTTCTTTGACTAAGAATAGAAAACCATGCGGTCTCACCACCCTGATGCCCTATTTGGCCGAGGAAACACACACCACGGCTCCTCATGTGAGAGGTGACATTAACTGAGCAGTGTGTATTCTCTCCTATCTGTGACCCATATCACGCGACATAAGTTCCTTacctgaaaacaaaatgaagttaGAATAGTCTTCATGTCAAAGCCACATTGAGCCACAGAGTTAAAAAGGCAACATCAGTGAGTTTAATAATTGTACAAATGTAACCCCCTTTTTAATACATCATCACATCCATACAAATAGCTAAATCAACAAGTAagcacatacaaaaacaaacaaagtactTACTAGTATTTCTGATCTCCTTCGGTGTGAATGAAtgctttaaattacttttagttAATGCAATCAGCTTGTGTGACATCCTCAGTAACCAGCAGTTGAATGTAACTGAGtaattttactcaagtactttacTTAGATACAATTTTGGAGTTCCTCTTACTCAACTTTATGCTACAAACATTGTACTCTTTAGTCCAAGATATCTATGTGAGAGTGTTAGTAGTAACCTTACAGATTCTGGCTGTGAATAGTAAGTCGTATTCTTTTCATTCTAATGTACTTCTACTTATGTAAGATTTTAAACGCATGACTTTttcttgtaacagagtatttatacatTGTGGTATcgctacttttactttaaagaaaaatcgGAATACTTCTTCCTGTTAAaaagagtaataataataataaataataataataataataataataataataataagggaAGTTAAGGATACATCATAAATTAGTTTCATTAAAATGCTATGAATATAGAATTTAGCCAAAACAATAGTTCAATTGACAATATAGTTTTGGACTGTGTGCAAAACACAAATAGCATTCAGGACAGATGTgatcaataataaaaagtttttaaaagttttatggACCTGGAAACAACCCTCCTAAAGACCATGGAGTCTGCAGGAGGGTGACACAGACGCTCCTGCCACCGTGTGGTGGAGATCAGTCCTGCATGAAGACATGTGGTGCACATTGTTAGTATATTTAAATAGAACTGAGATTTgatatgtttattaatgttgaTAAACTAACCAATGTGAGGCACTTCAATGATAAAATGATTATGGAAAATactgattattatgattatttgaGTTTTCTAATGGcattttaaagctttgtttatattttcaccGGATATCTGATGTTTAGGTGAAATCAAAACCAGATAATCTTTGTTTTCCCCTCTACTGGGTGGACTGGTTCTTGACCAGTAGCATTGAGATGACTCCAGTTAACACCAGTGCGTAAAGCTGCCTAAGCAAACATCCTTGTGTAAGTCTTGTGTAACAGAACTCGGACAGGCAGGGGTTAAATCTTTCTGCTAAGATGTTTGACTTGAAGAAACTTGGCTGAATTCGATAAACGAGCAGAGAGAAACCTCCAGTCCTCCagtcctcctctgctcctgtcAGGACTGATGAGCAGAGAGACACTCCTGATCAGACACTTTACACAAACGTTTTGTGCAAGAAATTCATGTCATAATCTAATTTATCATTGATTTACAGgcagggttttgtttttctctcttgtgtTATTATGGCAAAAGTTGCACTTTTATTTCTACTGTTCCTCCAGGGACAACTCCCCCCATCtgtgggcagcagcagcagcagcgcacATCTGGGCCCTGGCGGCACCGGATCCAGTGGGAGAACAATGGTCAGGTTTACAGTTTAATGAGCACTGGGTCAGAGTACCATGCTCCGGTTCAGTCCCGAACCCAGTCGAGGCTGCATGTCTCCGGCCGGAGGGAGAGCACCAGGAGCCAGATGCTGGGAGCGCACAGAGGAGCGAGGCTGCTGAGACCCGTGGAGTCCAGACAGTCCAGAACTGAGTCCAGACAGTCCAGAACTGACCACACCGCAGAGGCCAGATCCATAACGTCAGTGCGAGATGTCAGACAGTATGTGCCTTTCAATGGTCGTGCTCCAGCGGCCAGGCAGCAGAGTGATGCAGGAGCTGCTGCACTGCACACCAGAGGAGGAGAACCAGGACCTGGTGCTCAGTACCAACAGTCTGTGTCCAGGCAGTCGGATCAATCCATCTCAGAATATCCCACAGCTCTGGAAAGGGACTCTGGGGCTCCTGCTCCATCCGCTGCACTGACTGAGGATGAATCAAACAGGAATGGAGAGGACATGGTCAGCGATGACCCTCGGAACCCGTTTAAGAACCACAGGAATTCTGTTTTCTACAACTCCAATCCAGCCAGAGGGAGGTCAGTGGCCCAAACGCGCCGTCCGCCTGGCACAGGATATGGAACAAGATATTTCCAAAATGGTAAGTGAAGCGTCCTCATTACATAATAACTTTCATGGATGTTAATATTGTAAGAACAAGAATACGTTTTTTAAATCAGCTCATGTCTCACTCACTGAAAATCAATGGaaagaatggaaaaaatatCATCTGGGCTTTGGATCCCAGAATGAATTTACTCAGGAatgtaaaacactttgatttATGCCAACAAACACTCTCATTTTCAGTCTGGACACGGTCTACTGTCAGTGAATTATTCTCAGCATGAATAAACTGGCAAACATTAAGATCTCAGACTGAAAACTTGGATTGTCCCTTTAATCTTCTCTCCCAGGACTCCCAGACCTCATACCAGACCCATATGCCATCCAAGCCGGTGCTTATATCCAACGCATGCAGATGTTTGCGCTCCGCTGTGCCGCTGAGGAGAACTGTCTAGCCAGGTAATCTGTGGTGCCAAAAGTGATTCACTTCCCCAGCACGTAGACACTgaagcagacacacacctgcacacactcGACACACTGgtatttcctttgtttttacTGCTCATTGAAGATCAACCTGTTTCTGCACAACTTTTGGTTGTTTGAGGATACATTTCAATTACATCTGTATAACTTTGCACAACTGTTCTTCTTCAAAGAGctacaaaaacagtttgttattattatggaGCAGTGATTCTCCAACATGATGTCCTGCCAAGACGTAAATGTTCTGGGTTGATTTCCCCAAAAGCATTAAGCACAATGGAACAAACCCTTTGCACTCGACACAACAATCTCAGCCAGTAGCACTTTCCAACGCAGCTTATGCCCGTTTCCCCTCTGATCCATCCAAGGTCGGCTTACGGACCGGCCGTGAGAGACATCGACTTCAGAGTCCTCCTGCGCTTCCCCCAGAAAGTGAAGAACCAAGGCACCACTGACTTCCTTCCTGTCAAGCCGAGATACCAGTGGGATTGGCACAGCTGTCACCAGTGAGTTCACTCAGAATCAAACTGAAATTACTTTGTATCACTTAAATATTATGATTCAAGCAGCTCCATTCAGCTCTGATAAAAACTCCACACCCTCAAAATTCACTTAAGAAGCTGTTGTTCTTCTATGTTCGACCCCCTCAGACACTTCCACAGCATGGACGCCTTCAGTAACTACGACCTGCTGGACATCGAGACGGGACGCAAAGTTGCGGAGGGACACAAGGCCAGTTTTTGCCTGGAGGACACGGGCTGTGACACCGGATTCAGGCGGCGCTACGCCTGCACGTCTCATACACAGGTACATATACACTCATACAGTTGgttaagaaaatgttatttaaccTTTAATTTATCAGGTGATCTCACTGAGATCAAGATGTCTTTCAAGATGCAAGAGAGACCTGATGAAATCAGGAAGGAGGAATCAGAAACAATAACAGGCATCTCTAAATACGAACAAAGTTAAAAGACACCCAGGTTAAATGGTTAAAACGTACGGTACAAAGTACTGGAAGTTATCCATGTAACAGTCCTGTATAGACGTCTCATGAAAACTAGACATTTCAGTCACTCAGCAGCTCATAAAATACATTCCAACAGAAtgttaaaacatataaattCACCAGACAGTAGGAAACCTTCTCAACGACAACAGAAACAGTGATGACTCATAATCCTGCACTTCACATTTCATTTGGTTTGAATTGAACtggccctgcgacagactggcgacctgtccagagTGTACtgcctgccttcgcccattgacagctgggatcggctccagcacccctgcaacccttaactggataagcaggttacggaaaatggatggatggatggatggatgaattgaACTGAATGAAATAGTTATGTCTTGGTCTTGAGTGAGTCAATCTTGAGGTCTGGTCTGGTGAACAGAACTTTAAAATTTAAGAAGAAAAGTAATATACTGAAGCAACTTTAGTAGGAGACCTTTATAATGTAGTGCGTGTTCAGTTTAAACTGCAGATAGTCAACAACTTATCAACAAAGATAGGGCATTTATGagggatattttcaaaaagaaaaatctaaaagggaaggacttgttttgtttttcaataataaataatcacagTAAGCAAGCCGCCTAAATAGCTAGATTTAATCTGCAAATTTGGATCACTTTGCATATAGATAAACATCTCCCCTATTTGGTGTGTTaacaatgtacatttttttattctatgttATTTAGTCAAACGAAACATATTGTAAGATGCAAGGCTCTCCGTTGTTACTTTATTCACCAATCCATCAGATCCACTTCtgagaaatgttattttaaactcCAGTATAAGccaaataatcaaaaaatacTTCCTGAGAAAGGggaatatttattataactgtTGTCTGGGCTCTTTAATTCTGGCATTGCACTGCTTAGCGCTGGTTTCGTGTAACAGCTTCGATTCCAAAGAACTGTTTGTATAACTGAAACTCAAATGTGCCTCATTTGCGGCCTTGTAGGAAAAAAGTAGTCAAAGTCGTCTGAAGAGCCTGAGTCAAAGCTTTAAACCTCACTGACGGGCGTCTGGCCTGTGTTTTCAGGGACTGAGTCCAGGATGCCATGACACATACGCTGCTAACATCGACTGTCAGTGGATCGACATCACCGACGTTCCTCCAGGAAACTACATCTTGAAGGTAACACGAGTCAAATTGACTTTACAACAACTGTTACATTTCTCAATGTggagattttatttattcagctaACCTGCCTGCTGAGCtgctcaaactgttttttatttatttcaggtgACTGTCAATCCCAATTTCCACGTCCTGGAGTCGGACTTCACCAACAACGTAGTGAGATGTGACATCATATACACAGGAACTTATGTTCAGACACGCAACTGTCGAGTATCAAGGTACCGTACGAGTCTTTCTGTTGAACGAGTAAATCAGAAAAAAGGGCAAAACATTCTGATGACAATTGGGAGATTCTGTATCAAGTCTTGTGTGTTCTCAATTTGGATGCctgtattttaatttatctcTTTCTTCCCTTCTTCAGGGGTTGAAATCTTCTTTTTCAAAAATTCTCTGAGGAGATTTTGCAGCAAACATCTCTCCCTGTGCTGGGCAGCAACATCAACTCTATGACTAAAGAAAAGTGCAATTGGTaaagtttttaattttaactgtGTGCTACATTCCTGCTATATACTAGTGTTGCATTTACTAgaaataaattcaaatgtttacacatattttgtacattaaaCTAGTGAGATCCTCACATTTACTTGATTGTGTATTTCTACAAATGTGCCTTAAGTCATAACTAAAAGATATCATCTTTTTTGCCTTAACAAATACAAGTACTGTgttcatatacatttttcttgaaTGCTGGTTATTGCTTGAAATGTGTTGTTGCCTCATGttgtctttgtcttgtttttctgctttgtgtcattgtttttgttgctattatgtgtactgtgttttattttttttatttgaaggacaggatattctgtatttttgtttttgtcaataaatCTCATGAAAGCATCAAAGTCATCTCTGGGGCTCGGCTAGCTGACGGTCCGAGGAATGAGGTAGTCTGGGTCAGGCATAGACGGAAAAGTGGTAGGTAGTGGGTGATTCAGGCCCTAGTATCACAACTTGATAGGACACAACAAGAAACAGGAAGGATCAagcaaaaggtaaagaaaaacgtctgtctctcaatactttctgattttttttttggttcaagagagatatttgcataaaaaaggtaaaattaaTTTtcgtttgttttcattttataaaatttCCCCAAACTTCTGGGCACTGAATATTTTGCAAATGTTACTGAAATGGGAGCAAATGCTGCATTTATTGGGGATTATTTCTGGCCGCGGATTTGGATGTGAAAATTAGTATTTAAAGTTGCTGGATGGGGAATGTGTTAGTACTTTAGGATCAATTTACTGCTGCTTTTGGTCATCTTATGTGTTGACAATATGGAAAATGCAGAATATCAGTTATTCTTTAACCACTCTGTGGTCACATCATCAAATTGCAATATCTCATTTTATGTTAAATAGTAAGAGTAGTATGTCAAAgaatgtgtgcttgtgtataactgagtgaatgaaaaaaaagggaaaactgtTTTGGAAAACTGTTAATTTTGCTAAAACATTGTTGAAAACTGTATTATATTCTGTTGGCATGTTGGATTTAAGGCAATAAATcttgtgaggagagaggagtttGTTATTATAACAATTCTTAATTTTCTTGTGAACGATAACCACAGGCATCCGTTTAATCTTCTAAGATACCAAAATATCAAAGTTGTTTATCTATTGATCTCTGAAGATTTTATAATTGGATTTTAGCTGCATGTCGACGttttatcatacatttttaatagttttgaaTCCAGGATTGTAGACAAAAGCATTGTGTTAATAGAAAGCATCACAGCGCTGTGCAGGACTGAATCAATGGTTCGTCCTTGTGCTGCTGAATGGTGGGCTTTACTTTGAGTGATGCGTGCGGATCGTGGCCTCAGAGACAAATAGGCCTGCAGGCAGAAGCTGGCGGCATGTTTGCTGACAAGCCTCTGTGAAGACACAAGCTGTCGGATCTTATACAGCCATGCCATTTACTACAACACAGGCGGAGCACCATGAATGGAGGCCTTTTCTCACTCTCTCGTCCTCTGTGTACTCTCTCTCGCCCTAAATCCATCAAATCATGGCTTCATTCAGATCCTTTGGGGATTGTCTAAAGCGACAGCACTGGGATTATTGGGAGGATTAA is a window of Anoplopoma fimbria isolate UVic2021 breed Golden Eagle Sablefish chromosome 3, Afim_UVic_2022, whole genome shotgun sequence DNA encoding:
- the LOC129089357 gene encoding protein-lysine 6-oxidase-like, with the translated sequence MKLVYSQLLIATHPPYAAPPALTQGASPHTPPTPGTTPPICGQQQQQRTSGPWRHRIQWENNGQVYSLMSTGSEYHAPVQSRTQSRLHVSGRRESTRSQMLGAHRGARLLRPVESRQSRTESRQSRTDHTAEARSITSVRDVRQYVPFNGRAPAARQQSDAGAAALHTRGGEPGPGAQYQQSVSRQSDQSISEYPTALERDSGAPAPSAALTEDESNRNGEDMVSDDPRNPFKNHRNSVFYNSNPARGRSVAQTRRPPGTGYGTRYFQNGLPDLIPDPYAIQAGAYIQRMQMFALRCAAEENCLARSAYGPAVRDIDFRVLLRFPQKVKNQGTTDFLPVKPRYQWDWHSCHQHFHSMDAFSNYDLLDIETGRKVAEGHKASFCLEDTGCDTGFRRRYACTSHTQGLSPGCHDTYAANIDCQWIDITDVPPGNYILKVTVNPNFHVLESDFTNNVVRCDIIYTGTYVQTRNCRVSSDLYLNMNLYLILILGTCYQFLDVDLLPAPGLLTTRSCLVKNCDITSLQYLHGQRLSQCAFCLTGFIDRVCGKAQTWTAGQDMAFLKVY